One part of the Thermodesulfobacterium commune DSM 2178 genome encodes these proteins:
- the dsrP gene encoding sulfate reduction electron transfer complex DsrMKJOP subunit DsrP codes for MIEKALTGSKKYWLWLAFLGTLIFIGFLCYLLQWKIGLGITGMSRDVSWGFYIANFTFLVGVAASAVMVVLPYYWHNYKDFGKITVLGEFLAISAVLMCMLFIFVDLGQPNRVLNVLRYPTPNSVFFFDACVLSGYLLLNLLCGWTVLHAEYKGTKYPSWLKPFIYLAILWAPSIHIVTAFIYQGIPGRHFWLTAIMAPRFLASAFSAGPALIIILALLLKRVANFDAGQKAIQTLAKIVTYAFVLNLLFFFFEVFTAFYSGIQSHQAPIKYLFAGLHGHAEWVPFMWASYILAFIALILLVIPATRKNETTLAVACLSVFIAAWIDKGIGLITGGYTPTPFETITPYRPTLPEIGIAIGIWALGFFVLTILYKIALGVKESKELRVKYQGVLIKK; via the coding sequence ATGATAGAAAAGGCATTAACAGGAAGTAAAAAGTATTGGTTATGGCTTGCCTTTTTAGGTACTCTTATTTTTATAGGGTTTTTATGTTACTTACTTCAATGGAAGATTGGTTTAGGTATCACTGGTATGAGTAGAGATGTTTCGTGGGGCTTCTATATTGCCAATTTTACTTTTTTGGTTGGAGTAGCGGCTTCAGCTGTAATGGTAGTTCTTCCCTACTATTGGCATAACTATAAAGATTTTGGGAAGATTACAGTTTTAGGAGAGTTTTTGGCTATTTCAGCGGTTTTGATGTGTATGCTTTTTATTTTTGTAGACCTTGGTCAACCAAATAGAGTTTTAAATGTTTTAAGATATCCTACTCCTAACTCGGTATTCTTCTTTGACGCTTGTGTTCTCTCTGGATATCTTCTTTTAAACCTTCTCTGTGGATGGACGGTTTTGCATGCTGAATATAAAGGAACAAAATATCCTTCCTGGTTAAAGCCTTTTATTTACTTAGCTATTCTTTGGGCTCCAAGTATCCATATCGTAACGGCTTTTATATACCAGGGTATACCTGGAAGACACTTTTGGTTAACAGCTATCATGGCTCCAAGATTTTTAGCTTCTGCGTTTTCTGCCGGTCCAGCGTTAATTATTATCTTAGCTTTGTTGCTAAAAAGAGTTGCTAATTTTGACGCAGGGCAGAAGGCAATACAGACTTTGGCTAAGATAGTAACCTATGCTTTTGTTTTAAACTTACTCTTCTTCTTCTTTGAAGTCTTTACAGCTTTTTACAGTGGTATCCAGTCTCATCAAGCTCCTATTAAATACTTATTTGCCGGATTACATGGACATGCCGAATGGGTACCTTTTATGTGGGCCTCTTATATTCTTGCTTTTATAGCATTAATCCTTTTAGTGATTCCAGCTACAAGAAAGAATGAAACTACATTGGCTGTTGCTTGTTTAAGTGTGTTTATAGCAGCTTGGATAGACAAAGGTATTGGTCTGATTACCGGAGGATATACTCCTACTCCATTTGAAACCATAACTCCTTATCGTCCTACATTACCTGAAATAGGTATTGCTATCGGTATTTGGGCCTTAGGGTTTTTTGTTTTAACCATTCTTTATAAAATAGCCTTAGGAGTCAAAGAATCTAAGGAGTTAAGGGTTAAATATCAGGGGGTATTGATTAAAAAGTAG